One part of the Vibrio ponticus genome encodes these proteins:
- a CDS encoding M66 family metalloprotease — translation MIKKALLASAIGALLPAQSVMAGEDIRITMMQEMAKKIEARVNQVNQLAQNPDNWEERNGRRFLRFGEYLYPMTPDNKPLFMPFVLGSSYEENVAYADRSAEAMFDFVKAPWRLTNEQDGVYVYHDQFGQNYLEWIENDKLCSVRYLAGSGVSTTNQDCKPFDEKQTDAIGFIDDLEVTNHLAGTFAAQIRFVQNQTSEPYGNAEKSQQKLVTHREALLVVTPEKESLDEKSILVYIYKDGQLLEKRVLNNPSQLLSADRTVEDERPDILYSKRSYSTVLPWNYVEKGLSLRFETYDMREGELAADSIEFGAPMHVEMPMVRIGMLTEPPAAKPLETRMANHGSELFQRFPLATMTISPYLPVKLDKVVTAYGEVEEEYSQFDKPDVYSGDMRENITKSLIQTGINNANFGVPSTAGTHQWQPANFPTVVIGHSIGRYLNKKGEVVDVTHGLSGGNGMALLVDSTGNEVTHEVGHAFSLWHWPGGPDVYYHSTTSGWGYDAYRGRMSDNIVWYNRGYDDRNFKGLVGYQKDPMAGGDFDSSASSYPLFTGYTSKVTQDYLTGHDLLDMSTESGFTHWDENTQTMVEVEQTTKLKPRVSGVDVMTMVGYYDPIKQNLSYIYPPMYGASGNVFDLPQPQVGQCWAEVSYAGGKLEKVALDGRRLDGNMSNKFHINLERAANPESMTIFCPERLLEDVVRDAILADVDQERFFDWGENNRNGNPGDVFHYHRNGRIELFELQNHHYWYFPDSGQSNGEWKFIGYFDDLVDQYVEEQQPSYGDFGKVELTTRQFDMSDEYPQRAVSFGKDYDGYAQGVEDTLTFAQISQLHNIDYASVAEFDRAVLAQVQYQLFGQNASVLSATQMESGFVGALFAQSNPETGTRDYFMMKRVNAGAMPSDQLSNQDWKYLGSAETYVNFDLNPIRVERKGLDHSARLKAYYGVEEVLTVEQAGITSTPYQLFKTRLKDGQQGYFLQKTAGVVTQMPNGEFSNAEWHFVGSDNSLNETLSRWLDRDEFEQDVVNWYRQDALGVYGDTGKVGDVFLYDFHDGKRHYYQLKTDGYGYFPWPDKPNMDDWSNHNWQYLTSF, via the coding sequence CAGACCGTTCTGCGGAAGCAATGTTTGACTTTGTTAAAGCTCCTTGGCGTTTAACCAATGAGCAGGATGGCGTGTATGTTTATCATGATCAGTTTGGACAGAACTACTTAGAGTGGATCGAGAACGACAAACTATGTAGCGTGCGTTACCTTGCAGGCAGTGGAGTCAGCACGACTAACCAAGATTGTAAACCTTTTGACGAAAAGCAAACCGATGCGATTGGTTTCATTGATGATCTTGAGGTAACCAACCATCTAGCAGGCACTTTTGCTGCGCAAATTCGTTTTGTACAAAACCAAACTTCAGAGCCATATGGAAACGCAGAAAAATCTCAGCAAAAATTAGTCACACATCGTGAAGCTTTGTTAGTGGTTACGCCTGAGAAAGAAAGTCTCGATGAGAAAAGTATCCTTGTCTACATCTACAAAGATGGTCAGCTGTTAGAAAAACGTGTTCTAAATAACCCTTCTCAGCTACTAAGTGCTGACCGTACAGTAGAAGATGAACGACCTGACATTCTGTACTCGAAGCGCTCTTACTCTACGGTACTGCCTTGGAACTATGTTGAAAAAGGTTTGAGCCTGCGCTTTGAAACTTATGATATGCGTGAAGGTGAACTAGCAGCAGACAGCATCGAGTTTGGTGCGCCAATGCATGTAGAGATGCCTATGGTACGCATTGGTATGCTCACTGAGCCACCTGCGGCTAAGCCTTTAGAAACGCGTATGGCAAACCACGGTTCAGAGTTGTTCCAACGTTTCCCACTTGCGACCATGACTATCAGCCCATACTTACCGGTTAAGTTAGATAAAGTGGTTACCGCGTACGGTGAGGTGGAAGAGGAATACAGTCAGTTTGATAAACCTGATGTGTACTCAGGTGATATGCGCGAGAACATCACCAAATCGTTGATTCAGACAGGTATCAACAACGCAAACTTTGGTGTGCCAAGCACCGCGGGTACTCACCAATGGCAGCCTGCTAATTTTCCAACGGTGGTGATCGGTCACTCAATCGGTCGTTACCTTAACAAGAAAGGCGAGGTTGTCGATGTCACCCACGGTCTATCTGGTGGTAACGGCATGGCGCTGTTAGTCGACTCTACGGGTAACGAAGTGACTCATGAAGTTGGTCACGCATTTAGTCTATGGCACTGGCCTGGTGGTCCGGATGTGTACTACCACAGCACGACAAGTGGCTGGGGTTATGATGCCTACCGTGGACGTATGTCCGATAACATCGTTTGGTATAACCGCGGTTATGATGATCGTAACTTTAAAGGGCTTGTTGGCTATCAAAAAGACCCAATGGCGGGTGGTGACTTTGACTCAAGTGCGAGCAGCTATCCACTGTTTACTGGCTATACATCAAAAGTGACCCAAGACTATCTGACAGGGCATGACCTACTGGATATGTCTACCGAGTCAGGCTTTACTCATTGGGATGAAAATACCCAAACGATGGTTGAGGTTGAACAAACCACTAAGCTTAAGCCGCGTGTGTCTGGTGTCGATGTCATGACCATGGTGGGCTACTACGATCCGATCAAACAAAATTTAAGCTACATTTATCCACCTATGTATGGTGCATCAGGTAATGTATTTGATTTACCACAGCCACAAGTGGGTCAATGTTGGGCTGAAGTGAGTTACGCAGGTGGTAAGCTTGAAAAAGTGGCGCTGGATGGTCGTCGTTTAGATGGCAACATGAGTAACAAATTCCACATTAACTTAGAGCGTGCTGCTAACCCTGAAAGTATGACGATTTTCTGTCCAGAGCGTCTACTGGAAGATGTGGTTCGTGATGCAATTTTGGCGGATGTCGATCAAGAGCGATTCTTCGATTGGGGTGAAAACAACCGAAATGGTAACCCTGGCGATGTGTTCCATTACCATCGCAATGGTCGAATTGAGCTGTTTGAATTGCAAAACCACCATTACTGGTATTTCCCTGACAGCGGTCAATCGAATGGTGAATGGAAGTTCATCGGTTACTTTGATGATCTAGTGGACCAATATGTCGAGGAGCAACAGCCAAGCTATGGCGACTTTGGTAAGGTTGAACTAACTACTCGCCAATTTGACATGAGTGATGAATATCCGCAGCGTGCAGTAAGCTTTGGTAAAGATTATGACGGTTATGCGCAAGGTGTTGAAGATACCTTAACGTTTGCTCAGATTAGTCAACTGCATAATATTGATTACGCAAGCGTAGCGGAATTTGATCGTGCAGTGCTAGCGCAAGTACAGTATCAATTATTTGGTCAAAACGCTTCCGTACTCTCTGCGACGCAAATGGAATCAGGCTTCGTTGGTGCACTATTTGCTCAAAGCAACCCTGAGACTGGTACTCGTGACTACTTTATGATGAAACGAGTTAACGCAGGGGCAATGCCGTCAGATCAGTTGTCTAACCAAGATTGGAAATATCTCGGCAGTGCAGAGACTTATGTTAACTTTGACCTAAACCCGATCCGTGTGGAGCGTAAAGGATTAGATCATAGTGCGCGTCTTAAAGCTTACTACGGTGTTGAAGAAGTACTCACTGTAGAGCAAGCAGGCATAACAAGTACGCCATACCAGTTGTTCAAGACTAGATTGAAAGATGGTCAGCAAGGGTATTTCTTACAAAAGACAGCTGGTGTTGTAACCCAGATGCCTAATGGCGAGTTCTCTAACGCCGAGTGGCATTTTGTTGGCAGCGACAACTCGTTAAATGAAACGCTTAGCCGTTGGTTAGACCGCGATGAGTTTGAGCAAGATGTGGTGAATTGGTACCGTCAAGATGCACTCGGTGTATATGGTGATACAGGTAAAGTGGGCGATGTATTCTTGTATGATTTTCATGATGGTAAGCGTCATTACTATCAACTGAAAACGGATGGATACGGTTACTTCCCATGGCCGGATAAACCAAACATGGATGATTGGAGCAACCATAACTGGCAATACTTAACGTCGTTTTAA